Proteins encoded by one window of Haematobia irritans isolate KBUSLIRL chromosome 2, ASM5000362v1, whole genome shotgun sequence:
- the LOC142226678 gene encoding uncharacterized protein LOC142226678, whose protein sequence is MNSPYNIQLQQLQQQLHEHFMMGGPMNNANMFPLMPMTPTSRQQGIIEPIVVDESEDEDDEEQRTLFVANLDERVTEELLYEAFLQAGPIERARIPKDNAGRQRTFGFVTYNKRCSPPYAMHLLQGLSLFRKTLTIKYKGKNMLPPLKSPVIGAGNLERNYDNSALRSGNFSHYHDSRKRDSSSPTYSSRHQDRISKHASSQMRPHSNSSPYQQHRNSPNPFDKRRHNNSSHSNNSNSNKNGNNRYSDHRNGKYRR, encoded by the coding sequence atgaATTCGCCGTATAATATACAGTTACAACAATTGCAGCAGCAGTTACATGAGCATTTTATGATGGGGGGTCCCATGAATAATGCCAACATGTTTCCATTAATGCCAATGACTCCAACTTCGAGACAGCAAGGTATCATCGAACCAATTGTAGTGGACGAAAGCGAGGACGAGGATGATGAGGAGCAACGTACGTTGTTTGTGGCAAATCTGGATGAGCGCGTAACTGAGGAACTCCTATATGAAGCATTTTTACAGGCTGGCCCAATTGAACGCGCACGAATACCTAAAGACAATGCTGGTAGGCAAAGGACATTTGGCTTTGTAACATACAACAAGAGATGCTCTCCCCCCTACGCCATGCATTTGTTACAGGGATTGTCCCTGTTCCGAAAAACGTTAACCATAAAATACAAAGGTAAAAATATGCTACCACCTTTAAAATCGCCTGTTATAGGTGCCGGCAATTTAGAAAGAAATTACGACAATTCAGCGTTGCGAAGTGGCAACTTCTCACACTATCATGATAGTCGTAAGAGAGATAGTTCATCACCCACATACTCTTCCAGACATCAGGATCGTATTTCCAAACATGCCTCAAGTCAAATGAGACCTCATTCAAATTCAAGTCCATATCAACAACACCGCAATTCCCCTAATCCATTTGACAAAAGGCGTCATAATAATAGTAGCCATAGCAATAATagtaatagtaataaaaatggGAATAATCGTTATTCGGATCATCGTAATGGAAAATATCGAAGATAA